In Panicum virgatum strain AP13 chromosome 4N, P.virgatum_v5, whole genome shotgun sequence, a single window of DNA contains:
- the LOC120669643 gene encoding uncharacterized protein LOC120669643 isoform X3, whose product MMTEHEQIPPGVTPNPKTMEGYKYIFHGEEKEAVLLLKAPEYKVGFNEVIATKCTTIDSVWRRIESHRFLTKEAAETVKDVALSFSLFKLLKRRLCGYQIGEAGRAKTLDFVLNGLISEEGNYARAFRVIEMELTFLYDFLYTRYDTKNAQYWGWTFFSVVITVTVWNSISGAFSLHYHRNNLEQRVHGGGT is encoded by the exons ATGATGACTGAGCATGAGCAAATACCTCCGGGAGTCACTCCGAATCCTAAAACAATGGAAGGGTACAAGTACATATTCCACGGTGAAGAAAAAGAAGCTGTCTTGCTTCTCAAAGCACCTGAATATAAAGTTGGATTTAACGAGGTGATAGCGACCAAATGCACCACCATCGATTCTGTATGGCGACGGATCGAGAGTCACAGATTTCTCACCAAGGAAGCTGCGGAAACAGTGAAGGACGTTGCGCTCTCCTTCTCATTGTTTAAATTGTTGAAGCGTAGATTGTGTGGGTACCAAATTGGTGAAGCTGGCCGCGCCAAGACATTAGATTTCGTTCTTAATGGGCTCATCTCTGAAGAAGGTAACTATGCTCGTGCTTTTAGAGTTATAGAGATGGAGTTGACATTCCTATATGATTTCCTCTATACAAGATATGACACCAAGAATGCTCAGTACTGGGGCTGGACATTTTTCTCTGTTGTAATAACAGTTACTGTTTGGAATAGTATCTCTGGAGCATTTAGTCTGCACTACCATCgtaataatttggaacagagagtTCATG GAGGTGGGACATAG